A genome region from Ktedonobacterales bacterium includes the following:
- a CDS encoding class I SAM-dependent methyltransferase, whose translation MTAPKSYDLDQLNLDRETLRLREQARLAWPQESPILLRFGLQDGMSVLDLGCGPGSLTDHLLALLPHSQIIALDNEPALLARARQLLPQMPDDRLRFVQASVMDTGLPENSVDFALARFVFQHLSDPVGAAREALRILKPTGRFALIEVDEVGFPVVFDPALPLLEAMRQKSMQDQAARGGNRSIGRHLWRILRAAGFENLHLDAFVVHSDVVGLDGFRQALGLSSERLGAAMAPFEAAPEPLIMVVGFAACGQKT comes from the coding sequence ATGACAGCACCAAAATCCTATGATCTGGATCAGCTCAACCTGGACCGTGAAACGCTGCGCTTGCGTGAGCAGGCCCGGTTGGCCTGGCCGCAAGAATCACCTATCCTCCTCAGATTTGGCTTGCAAGATGGCATGTCTGTGCTTGACCTGGGCTGCGGCCCAGGCTCCCTGACCGACCATCTGCTGGCGCTGCTGCCACACAGCCAGATCATTGCGCTCGACAACGAGCCGGCTCTGCTAGCGCGCGCCCGGCAACTTCTGCCGCAGATGCCGGATGACCGGCTGCGTTTTGTCCAGGCATCTGTGATGGACACGGGCCTCCCTGAAAATAGCGTTGATTTTGCGCTCGCCCGTTTCGTCTTCCAACATCTGTCTGATCCTGTTGGGGCTGCCCGTGAAGCCCTGCGCATCCTCAAACCCACAGGCCGGTTTGCGCTGATTGAAGTTGATGAGGTCGGCTTTCCAGTCGTGTTTGATCCGGCTCTGCCACTGCTTGAAGCAATGCGGCAGAAATCTATGCAGGATCAGGCGGCAAGAGGTGGCAATCGAAGCATTGGCAGGCACTTGTGGCGGATTTTACGCGCGGCTGGCTTTGAGAATCTACATCTAGACGCCTTTGTCGTCCATAGCGATGTGGTTGGCCTGGACGGCTTCCGCCAGGCATTGGGCCTCTCTTCAGAGCGACTGGGCGCGGCAATGGCCCCATTCGAGGCCGCCCCGGAACCGCTGATCATGGTCGTTGGCTTTGCCGCCTGCGGCCAAAAAACCTGA